The Caloenas nicobarica isolate bCalNic1 chromosome Z, bCalNic1.hap1, whole genome shotgun sequence genome has a segment encoding these proteins:
- the GDNF gene encoding glial cell line-derived neurotrophic factor isoform X1: MKLWDVVAVCVVLLNTVSTLPLPTGKMPPKGSPSVVEGPEDDLSPISLPRPYAVHSDSNMPEDYPDQFDEVVDFIQATIKRLRRSPDKQTPIFSKRERNRQNAATNIENSSKKGRRNQKGKNRGCVLTEIHLNVTDLDLGYETKEELIFRYCSGSCDAAETTYDKILKNLTRKKKLVTDKVRQACCRPTAFDDDLSFLDDNLVYHILKKHSAKRCGCV; this comes from the exons ATGAAGTTATGGGATGTTGTGGCTGTCTGTGTGGTGCTGCTCAACACGGTCTCCACCTTGCCCCTGCCGACTGGTAAGATGCCTCCCAAGGGGTCCCCTTCAGTGGTAGAGGGGCCTGAAGACGATCTCTCCCCCATCAGCCTGCCGCGTCCCTATGCTGTGCACAGTGACT CTAATATGCCAGAAGACTATCCAGATCAGTTTGATGAGGTGGTGGACTTTATCCAAGCCACCATTAAAAGACTGAGGAGGTCGCCGGATAAACAGACTCCGATTTTTTCTAAGCGGGAGAGAAACCGGCAAAATGCAGCCACAAACATAGAGAATTCCAGcaaaaagggaaggaggaatcAGAAGGGCAAAAATCGGGGATGTGTCTTAACAGAAATACACTTAAACGTGACTGACTTGGATTTGGGATATGAAACCAAAGAAGAGCTAATTTTCCGGTATTGCAGTGGATCTTGTGATGCAGCCGAAACCACGTatgacaaaattttaaaaaacttaaccagaaagaaaaaactagtCACTGACAAAGTGAGGCAAGCTTGTTGCAGACCCACAGCCTTTGATGATGACCTGTCTTTTTTGGACGATAACCTGGTTTACCACATACTGAAAAAACATTCCGCAAAAAGGTGTGGCTGCGTCTGA
- the GDNF gene encoding glial cell line-derived neurotrophic factor isoform X2, whose protein sequence is MKLWDVVAVCVVLLNTVSTLPLPTANMPEDYPDQFDEVVDFIQATIKRLRRSPDKQTPIFSKRERNRQNAATNIENSSKKGRRNQKGKNRGCVLTEIHLNVTDLDLGYETKEELIFRYCSGSCDAAETTYDKILKNLTRKKKLVTDKVRQACCRPTAFDDDLSFLDDNLVYHILKKHSAKRCGCV, encoded by the exons ATGAAGTTATGGGATGTTGTGGCTGTCTGTGTGGTGCTGCTCAACACGGTCTCCACCTTGCCCCTGCCGACTG CTAATATGCCAGAAGACTATCCAGATCAGTTTGATGAGGTGGTGGACTTTATCCAAGCCACCATTAAAAGACTGAGGAGGTCGCCGGATAAACAGACTCCGATTTTTTCTAAGCGGGAGAGAAACCGGCAAAATGCAGCCACAAACATAGAGAATTCCAGcaaaaagggaaggaggaatcAGAAGGGCAAAAATCGGGGATGTGTCTTAACAGAAATACACTTAAACGTGACTGACTTGGATTTGGGATATGAAACCAAAGAAGAGCTAATTTTCCGGTATTGCAGTGGATCTTGTGATGCAGCCGAAACCACGTatgacaaaattttaaaaaacttaaccagaaagaaaaaactagtCACTGACAAAGTGAGGCAAGCTTGTTGCAGACCCACAGCCTTTGATGATGACCTGTCTTTTTTGGACGATAACCTGGTTTACCACATACTGAAAAAACATTCCGCAAAAAGGTGTGGCTGCGTCTGA